One window from the genome of Loxodonta africana isolate mLoxAfr1 chromosome 14, mLoxAfr1.hap2, whole genome shotgun sequence encodes:
- the GEM gene encoding GTP-binding protein GEM isoform X2, whose amino-acid sequence MTLNNVTLRQGTVGSQPQQQRWSIPADGRHLMVQKEPHHHNRHSANPEDHCRRSWSSDSTDSVISSESGNTYYRVVLMGEQGVGKSTLANIFAGVHDSMDSDCDVLGEDTYERTLIVDGESATVILLDMWENKGENEWLQDHCMQVGDAYLIVYSITDRASFEKASELRIQLRRARQAEDIPIILVGNKSDLVRCREVSVSEGRACAVVFDCKFIETSAAVQHNVKELFEGIVRQVRLRRDSKEKNERRLAYQKRRESIPRKARRFWGKIVAKNNKNMAFKLKSKSCHDLSVL is encoded by the exons ATGACTCTGAATAATGTCACCCTGCGCCAGGGCACTGTGGGCAGCCAGCCGCAGCAGCAGCGCTGGAGCATCCCGGCCGATGGCAGGCATTTGATGGTCCAGAAGGAGCCCCACCACCACAACCGTCACTCTGCTAACCCCGAGGACCACTGCCGCCGTAGCTGGTCCTCTGACTCCACAGACTCAGTCATCTCCTCCGAGTCAGGGAACACCTACTACCGGGTGGTGCTCATGGGGGAGCAGGGGGTGGGCAAGTCCACTCTGGCCAACATCTTTGCAGGTGTGCACGACAGTATGGACAGCGACTGCGACGTGCTGGGAG AAGATACATATGAGCGAACCCTGATTGTTGATGGAGAAAGCGCAACAGTTATACTCCTGGACATGTGGGAAAATAAG GGAGAGAATGAATGGCTCCAAGACCACTGCATGCAAGTCGGGGATGCCTACCTGATCGTCTACTCCATCACAGACCGCGCCAGCTTTGAGAAGGCATCAGAGCTGCGGATCCAGCTCCGCAGGGCCCGGCAGGCAGAGGACATTCCTATCATCCTGGTTGGCAACAAAAGTGACCTGGTGCGGTGCAGGGAAGTGTCGGTATCAG AAGGGAGAGCATGTGCTGTGGTGTTCGACTGCAAGTTCATCGAGACCTCTGCAGCTGTCCAGCACAACGTGAAGGAGCTGTTTGAGGGCATCGTGCGGCAGGTCCGCCTTCGGCGTGATAGCAAGGAGAAGAATGAGCGAAGGCTGGCCTaccagaaaaggagggagagcaTACCCAGGAAAGCCAGGCGCTTCTGGGGCAAGATTGTGGCCAAAAACAACAAGAATATGGCCTTCAAGCTCAAGTCCAAGTCTTGCCATGACCTCTCTGTGCTCTAG
- the GEM gene encoding GTP-binding protein GEM isoform X1, with the protein MEEARGQWGLIRDPTMTLNNVTLRQGTVGSQPQQQRWSIPADGRHLMVQKEPHHHNRHSANPEDHCRRSWSSDSTDSVISSESGNTYYRVVLMGEQGVGKSTLANIFAGVHDSMDSDCDVLGEDTYERTLIVDGESATVILLDMWENKGENEWLQDHCMQVGDAYLIVYSITDRASFEKASELRIQLRRARQAEDIPIILVGNKSDLVRCREVSVSEGRACAVVFDCKFIETSAAVQHNVKELFEGIVRQVRLRRDSKEKNERRLAYQKRRESIPRKARRFWGKIVAKNNKNMAFKLKSKSCHDLSVL; encoded by the exons ATGGAGGAAGCCCGGGGCCAGTGGGGACTGATAagg GACCCAACGATGACTCTGAATAATGTCACCCTGCGCCAGGGCACTGTGGGCAGCCAGCCGCAGCAGCAGCGCTGGAGCATCCCGGCCGATGGCAGGCATTTGATGGTCCAGAAGGAGCCCCACCACCACAACCGTCACTCTGCTAACCCCGAGGACCACTGCCGCCGTAGCTGGTCCTCTGACTCCACAGACTCAGTCATCTCCTCCGAGTCAGGGAACACCTACTACCGGGTGGTGCTCATGGGGGAGCAGGGGGTGGGCAAGTCCACTCTGGCCAACATCTTTGCAGGTGTGCACGACAGTATGGACAGCGACTGCGACGTGCTGGGAG AAGATACATATGAGCGAACCCTGATTGTTGATGGAGAAAGCGCAACAGTTATACTCCTGGACATGTGGGAAAATAAG GGAGAGAATGAATGGCTCCAAGACCACTGCATGCAAGTCGGGGATGCCTACCTGATCGTCTACTCCATCACAGACCGCGCCAGCTTTGAGAAGGCATCAGAGCTGCGGATCCAGCTCCGCAGGGCCCGGCAGGCAGAGGACATTCCTATCATCCTGGTTGGCAACAAAAGTGACCTGGTGCGGTGCAGGGAAGTGTCGGTATCAG AAGGGAGAGCATGTGCTGTGGTGTTCGACTGCAAGTTCATCGAGACCTCTGCAGCTGTCCAGCACAACGTGAAGGAGCTGTTTGAGGGCATCGTGCGGCAGGTCCGCCTTCGGCGTGATAGCAAGGAGAAGAATGAGCGAAGGCTGGCCTaccagaaaaggagggagagcaTACCCAGGAAAGCCAGGCGCTTCTGGGGCAAGATTGTGGCCAAAAACAACAAGAATATGGCCTTCAAGCTCAAGTCCAAGTCTTGCCATGACCTCTCTGTGCTCTAG